The following are from one region of the Candidatus Dadabacteria bacterium genome:
- the thiE gene encoding thiamine phosphate synthase: MGFELKGLYVITDEGLIPRDSFLETVEKSLSGGANIVQLRDKTSLRSDVVALGKELLGLTKRYGVPLIINDFPELMMEIGADGVHLGEDDPNIIPTRKKLGNDAIIGVSCYYSLPRGIHAERMGADYVVFGTPWSTPTKPGRTPTPFETLVEAKTAITGIPIFAIGGIFPHNATQVLATGVDGVAVITSVFGSDDPEKASRAFCSVLDRPAV; the protein is encoded by the coding sequence ATGGGTTTTGAACTTAAGGGACTTTACGTAATTACCGATGAGGGGCTTATTCCGCGCGACTCTTTTCTTGAAACAGTAGAGAAATCTTTGTCTGGAGGAGCTAACATCGTCCAATTAAGGGACAAGACCTCCCTGCGTTCGGACGTCGTTGCTTTGGGCAAGGAGCTTCTCGGTCTTACGAAAAGGTACGGAGTGCCACTTATAATAAACGACTTCCCGGAACTCATGATGGAAATAGGAGCCGACGGAGTGCACTTGGGCGAGGACGACCCGAACATAATACCTACGAGAAAGAAGCTCGGTAACGACGCCATCATAGGTGTTTCCTGCTACTATTCTCTTCCAAGGGGCATACACGCCGAGAGAATGGGAGCGGACTACGTTGTTTTCGGCACGCCTTGGTCTACTCCGACAAAGCCCGGCAGGACCCCCACCCCTTTTGAAACCCTGGTTGAAGCGAAAACTGCTATCACAGGGATCCCGATATTTGCCATAGGGGGAATATTCCCCCATAATGCGACGCAGGTTCTTGCTACAGGAGTGGACGGCGTAGCGGTCATAACTAGCGTTTTCGGGTCAGACGACCCGGAGAAGGCTTCAAGGGCTTTCTGCTCCGTCCTTGACCGTCCGGCTGTCTGA
- the atpD gene encoding F0F1 ATP synthase subunit beta: MGRIIQVMGPVVDVEFSEGALPTVFTALKVTNPALGETEWNLVLEVAQQLGGGRVRCIAMDSTEGLKRGQDALNTGDGITIPVGKEALGRLLNVVGEPIDEAGPVETEERWPIHRPAPEFVEQSTKMELFETGIKVIDLLAPFLKGGKIGLFGGAGVGKTVLLMELIHNIAKEYGGYSVFGGVGERTREGNDLYWEMKESGVLGNTGLIFGQMNEPPGARARVALTALTLAEYFRDTQGQDVLLFIDNIFRFTQAGSEVSALLGRTPSAVGYQPTLSTDLGELQERITSTVKGSITSVQAIYVPADDLTDPAPATTFAHLDGTIVLSRQLTELGIYPAVDPLDSTSNILDPRIVGDEHYRIARDVQEVLQRYKQLQEIIAILGMDELSEDDKLTVARARKVQRYLSQPFHVAEQFTGTPGKYVPIKQTIEAFGEIISGNMDDIPEQAFYMVGNLDEVREKAAAMAS; encoded by the coding sequence ATGGGGAGAATAATTCAGGTAATGGGCCCCGTTGTGGACGTCGAATTCTCGGAGGGGGCTCTTCCCACCGTGTTCACGGCTCTTAAGGTGACGAATCCGGCGCTCGGCGAAACCGAGTGGAATCTGGTGCTTGAGGTTGCCCAGCAGCTCGGCGGAGGACGCGTAAGATGCATCGCCATGGATTCGACCGAGGGACTGAAAAGAGGGCAGGACGCACTTAACACCGGCGACGGTATAACGATTCCCGTCGGCAAGGAAGCTCTCGGGAGATTGCTTAACGTGGTCGGAGAACCAATAGACGAAGCCGGTCCCGTAGAGACGGAGGAGCGCTGGCCCATTCACCGTCCCGCGCCGGAGTTCGTCGAGCAGAGCACCAAGATGGAGCTCTTCGAGACGGGCATCAAGGTTATTGATCTTCTCGCTCCCTTTCTTAAGGGCGGGAAAATCGGTCTTTTCGGCGGAGCCGGTGTAGGCAAGACAGTTTTGCTCATGGAGCTCATCCATAACATAGCCAAGGAATACGGCGGCTACTCGGTTTTCGGCGGAGTGGGAGAAAGAACCAGAGAAGGGAACGACCTTTACTGGGAGATGAAGGAATCGGGGGTTCTCGGAAACACCGGGCTCATATTCGGACAGATGAACGAGCCTCCGGGAGCAAGAGCTAGGGTTGCCCTTACGGCGCTTACTCTTGCCGAGTATTTCCGCGACACCCAGGGCCAGGACGTGCTTCTCTTTATCGACAACATCTTCCGTTTCACCCAGGCAGGTTCTGAGGTATCGGCTCTTTTGGGAAGAACGCCTTCTGCCGTTGGTTACCAGCCGACTCTCTCAACCGACCTCGGGGAACTTCAGGAGAGAATTACTTCTACGGTTAAAGGTTCAATCACCTCGGTGCAGGCGATTTATGTTCCGGCGGACGACCTTACAGACCCTGCCCCAGCTACCACCTTTGCGCACCTTGACGGTACGATCGTTCTCTCAAGGCAGCTTACCGAGCTTGGAATATATCCGGCCGTGGATCCCCTTGACTCGACTTCGAACATTCTTGATCCGAGAATAGTAGGGGATGAGCATTACAGGATTGCAAGGGATGTTCAGGAGGTTCTGCAGCGCTACAAGCAGCTTCAGGAGATAATCGCGATTCTCGGCATGGACGAACTCTCAGAAGACGACAAGCTCACGGTTGCCCGGGCGAGGAAAGTTCAGAGATACCTATCGCAGCCTTTCCACGTGGCCGAGCAGTTCACGGGTACTCCGGGTAAATACGTGCCTATTAAACAGACCATAGAGGCTTTCGGCGAAATCATCTCGGGCAACATGGATGATATCCCCGAACAGGCCTTCTACATGGTGGGCAATCTTGACGAAGTGCGCGAGAAGGCCGCGGCGATGGCTTCCTGA
- a CDS encoding adenosylcobalamin-dependent ribonucleoside-diphosphate reductase, whose translation MPGDKNPPEIAANGTSDHETTAVNEQEAKTQEPSPEHVKPPSDTIDIPAETIDAFGGDKLRARVFYEKYALRNIKGEIVEKTPEQMWRRVAREIASPEQKKELRKQWEENFYWLLSDFKFIPGGRILFGAGQKRRATLLNCYFMPIKEDSIEGIFEWCKEAARTYSFGGGVGTDISVLRPKGAPVNNSAIYSTGAVSFMDLLSTTTGTIGQAGRRGALMITMKVNHPDIMDFLDIKNDEARSKVQFANISVKVDDKFMEAVEKDTDYELSFSNEKTEMKKTVRARQIWDRLVKSAWSSAEPGLIFWDTVKRYSPTEYANMEVNGVNPCSEQALEDYGNCCLGNVNLSMFVKNAFEEDASIEWEKLEKAFQYSVRFLDDILDYNIEKHPLSFQTKASLRSRRIGVGFTGLGDMLAKLNIKYDTDEGVKFTDELFEHIKNIVYEASSDLAKEKGAFPVFDLKTHIANPFVETMRDNVMSKIKKQGLRNACILTVPPVGSGSVLAGTTSGVEPMFALSYLRRSESLSEGEFKVYHPLVSEYMEKFGLDDEADLPDTFVTSHEIKPELRVRMQAAIQKHIDSCISSTVNLPKDISLEEVEKIYFLSWKLGCKGITVYREGSREGILITEDQAKEKTSSPPRDEGMSTTHSNLTPSPHPPQKEAVKPVTRPQVLEGFTEAIKTGYGNLYVTVNSHEGKPFEVFVQIGKSGFTTMADAEATGRLISLSLRSGVDVRDVVEQLEAIGGSSPVFSGGRVIMSVPDAIAKVLRSHFVTKEKTGGEAEVAVDANGGSQKISTDLMLEQCPDCGSRALAFESGCVTCRGCGFSKCS comes from the coding sequence GTGCCCGGAGATAAGAACCCCCCTGAAATCGCCGCGAATGGAACATCTGATCATGAAACTACAGCCGTTAATGAACAAGAAGCTAAGACTCAAGAACCTTCTCCGGAACATGTAAAACCTCCAAGCGATACTATAGATATTCCCGCAGAAACCATCGACGCCTTCGGCGGAGATAAGCTCAGGGCCCGGGTTTTCTACGAAAAATACGCCCTTCGCAACATAAAAGGAGAGATAGTAGAAAAGACTCCAGAGCAGATGTGGCGGAGGGTGGCAAGGGAAATAGCATCCCCCGAACAAAAAAAGGAACTAAGAAAGCAATGGGAGGAAAATTTCTACTGGCTGCTTTCCGATTTCAAGTTCATCCCCGGCGGAAGGATTCTCTTCGGCGCTGGTCAGAAGAGAAGGGCTACGCTCCTTAACTGCTATTTCATGCCCATAAAGGAAGACTCCATAGAGGGAATATTCGAATGGTGCAAGGAGGCAGCCAGGACCTATTCTTTCGGCGGAGGAGTCGGAACCGACATATCGGTTCTTAGGCCGAAAGGCGCCCCGGTGAACAATTCAGCCATATACTCGACTGGGGCCGTATCGTTCATGGACCTCCTGTCGACCACAACCGGAACCATAGGGCAGGCGGGAAGAAGAGGAGCCCTCATGATAACCATGAAGGTCAATCACCCCGATATAATGGATTTCCTCGACATAAAAAACGACGAGGCAAGATCAAAGGTCCAGTTCGCCAACATCTCGGTAAAAGTGGATGACAAGTTCATGGAAGCCGTTGAAAAAGACACGGATTACGAACTCAGTTTCTCAAACGAGAAAACCGAAATGAAAAAAACTGTACGGGCCCGCCAGATATGGGACAGGCTGGTTAAATCTGCATGGTCTTCGGCCGAGCCAGGGCTTATCTTCTGGGACACGGTCAAAAGGTACTCCCCTACCGAATACGCAAACATGGAAGTAAACGGCGTGAACCCCTGCAGCGAACAGGCGCTAGAGGACTACGGGAACTGCTGTCTCGGAAACGTGAATCTCTCCATGTTCGTCAAAAACGCTTTCGAGGAGGATGCCTCAATAGAATGGGAGAAACTCGAGAAAGCCTTTCAATACAGTGTCAGGTTCCTTGACGACATACTGGATTACAACATCGAAAAGCATCCCCTAAGTTTCCAGACAAAAGCGTCTTTAAGGTCTAGGAGAATAGGGGTCGGGTTCACCGGCCTAGGGGACATGCTTGCCAAGCTCAACATAAAATACGACACGGACGAAGGTGTAAAATTCACTGACGAGCTTTTCGAGCATATAAAGAACATCGTTTATGAAGCCAGTTCCGACCTTGCCAAGGAAAAAGGAGCCTTCCCGGTATTCGACCTCAAAACGCACATAGCGAATCCGTTCGTAGAAACCATGCGCGATAACGTAATGAGCAAGATAAAAAAGCAGGGCCTTCGAAATGCGTGCATACTTACGGTTCCACCCGTCGGAAGCGGTTCGGTTCTTGCGGGGACCACAAGCGGCGTCGAGCCCATGTTCGCCCTGTCTTACCTCCGGCGCTCGGAATCCCTGTCGGAAGGAGAATTCAAGGTCTACCACCCACTTGTTTCTGAGTACATGGAGAAATTCGGGCTGGACGACGAGGCGGATCTTCCGGACACGTTCGTCACCTCTCACGAGATAAAGCCGGAGCTTCGGGTTCGCATGCAGGCAGCTATTCAAAAGCACATAGATTCGTGCATATCAAGTACCGTAAATCTCCCCAAGGACATAAGCCTTGAGGAAGTCGAAAAAATATATTTCCTCTCTTGGAAACTCGGCTGCAAGGGTATAACCGTCTACAGGGAAGGTTCCAGGGAAGGAATACTGATCACAGAAGATCAAGCAAAAGAAAAAACAAGCTCTCCACCCCGGGATGAAGGGATGTCAACCACCCACTCCAACCTCACACCATCCCCTCATCCCCCTCAAAAAGAAGCGGTAAAACCTGTCACGAGACCCCAAGTTCTGGAAGGTTTTACCGAGGCGATAAAAACTGGGTACGGGAATCTCTACGTGACTGTCAACAGTCACGAAGGCAAGCCGTTTGAAGTTTTCGTCCAGATTGGAAAATCCGGATTTACTACAATGGCCGATGCCGAGGCAACTGGAAGGCTGATATCTCTGTCTCTGAGGTCCGGGGTCGATGTCAGAGATGTCGTGGAACAGCTGGAGGCCATTGGAGGTTCCTCACCAGTTTTTTCAGGCGGACGGGTCATAATGTCCGTCCCCGACGCCATAGCGAAGGTGCTGAGAAGCCATTTCGTCACTAAGGAAAAAACTGGTGGCGAAGCCGAGGTGGCGGTGGATGCAAATGGCGGCAGCCAGAAGATTTCAACGGATCTTATGCTTGAGCAATGCCCGGATTGCGGAAGCAGAGCCCTGGCGTTTGAATCCGGCTGTGTTACCTGCAGAGGTTGCGGATTCTCAAAATGCAGCTAG
- a CDS encoding mechanosensitive ion channel family protein: MREGIKLNIEEIFSETYLGNSAESWLWALGAAVVLALAFNFILKRFVRSFASLAEKTETDLDDLVSALLGKTSIVLIIIFSVYVATFFLDLTQQVKEFRKSVVIICLLVQVGLWGGGFIDYYVSKKLSKIGTGAGASITHIRSLGFFAKSVLWVILVILTIDNLGFDPTTIIAGLGVGGIAVALALQNVLGDLIASLSIIFDKPFEVGDFIVIDGMSGDVEHIGLKTTRLRSLSGEQLVLSNNDLLQSRIKNYKRMNTRRILFSLGVVYETPYDELVKVPGLIKEIIDGEPKARFGRAHFSSYGDFALNYDIVYFVLTPSFDDYMDIQQNVNLKIFKRFSEEGIEFAYPTRKVFLDSTDTALTGAGTGD, from the coding sequence ATCAGAGAGGGCATTAAATTGAACATCGAGGAAATATTTAGCGAGACTTACCTGGGCAATTCCGCCGAGTCGTGGCTCTGGGCTCTCGGAGCGGCGGTCGTCTTAGCCTTAGCCTTTAACTTTATTCTGAAAAGGTTCGTGAGGTCGTTTGCCAGTCTTGCCGAGAAGACCGAAACCGATCTTGACGATCTGGTTTCGGCACTCTTAGGGAAAACCAGCATAGTGCTGATCATAATTTTCTCGGTCTATGTGGCGACCTTCTTCCTTGACCTCACCCAGCAGGTAAAGGAATTCCGAAAAAGTGTGGTAATTATCTGCCTTCTCGTTCAGGTCGGTTTATGGGGAGGGGGTTTCATCGACTATTACGTCTCGAAGAAGCTCTCAAAAATCGGAACTGGCGCCGGTGCTTCCATAACGCACATAAGGAGCTTGGGGTTTTTCGCGAAATCGGTTCTCTGGGTAATTCTCGTAATTCTAACAATTGACAACCTGGGTTTTGACCCGACCACGATAATCGCGGGGCTCGGTGTGGGGGGCATAGCCGTGGCGCTTGCGCTCCAGAACGTTCTGGGCGATCTAATAGCCTCGCTTTCCATTATTTTCGACAAGCCCTTTGAGGTCGGGGATTTTATAGTAATAGACGGTATGAGCGGGGACGTGGAGCACATAGGGCTTAAGACCACGCGCCTGCGGAGCCTTTCGGGCGAACAGCTTGTTTTGTCGAATAACGACCTGCTGCAAAGCCGCATAAAAAACTACAAGAGGATGAACACCCGCAGGATTCTTTTTTCCCTCGGCGTTGTCTACGAGACGCCATACGATGAGCTCGTGAAAGTACCCGGGTTGATAAAGGAGATAATAGACGGGGAACCGAAGGCGAGATTCGGCCGGGCGCATTTCAGCAGTTACGGCGATTTTGCCCTTAACTACGATATAGTTTACTTTGTTCTTACTCCTTCGTTTGATGATTACATGGATATACAGCAGAACGTTAACCTGAAGATATTCAAAAGGTTTTCAGAAGAGGGAATAGAGTTCGCTTATCCTACCCGGAAGGTTTTTCTTGATTCGACGGACACTGCGTTGACCGGCGCGGGAACTGGAGACTGA
- the argH gene encoding argininosuccinate lyase: MAKKAWGGRFASRTHSIAEEFSESVSFDRRLYKEDIRGSIAHVKMLRETGIISRKDASRITKGLREIEKEIDRGEFPFSENYEDIHLNIEKRLIEKTGSSGAKVHTARSRNDQVLTDTRLYLKTETEEVISLVCALAEQFVELSAKNLGVIFPLYTHMQRAQPVLLSHHLLAYYEMLKRDRERFINCLSRVDVSPLGSCAGAGTSFPIDREMTAGDLGFKSVSKNSIDAVSDRDFCAEFVFCCSVLMMHLSRLSEELVLWSAKEFDFVDLGDGFTTGSSIMPQKKNPDMSELTRGKTARVYGNLNALLTLMKGLPLSYNRDMQEDKEPLFDTVDTVKLCLRVNIEILKTLEFKEENMKKALEGGFVTATDVADYLARKGVPFRSAHETVGKIVSYAERDGKELSDLKLSEFRRFSKKIGEDIFEVITFSGSAESRNSFGGTSTANVRKEIAAARRFLKRCM; this comes from the coding sequence TTGGCTAAAAAAGCATGGGGAGGCCGCTTCGCTTCCCGTACACACAGCATCGCCGAGGAGTTCTCGGAATCGGTAAGTTTTGACAGGCGTCTTTACAAAGAAGACATAAGGGGAAGTATCGCTCATGTGAAAATGCTTCGCGAAACCGGGATTATTTCCCGCAAGGATGCGTCCCGGATAACCAAAGGTCTTCGAGAGATCGAAAAGGAAATAGACCGCGGGGAATTTCCTTTCAGTGAGAACTACGAGGATATTCATCTCAATATAGAAAAAAGGCTTATCGAGAAAACAGGTTCTTCGGGTGCCAAGGTGCACACGGCCAGGAGCAGAAACGACCAAGTTCTAACCGACACGAGGCTTTATCTTAAGACGGAAACGGAAGAGGTAATTTCACTTGTGTGCGCTCTGGCGGAACAGTTCGTTGAGCTTTCCGCAAAGAATCTCGGAGTAATTTTTCCTCTCTACACACACATGCAGCGCGCCCAGCCCGTGCTTCTATCCCACCATCTTCTGGCCTACTACGAGATGCTGAAGCGCGATCGTGAGAGGTTTATTAACTGCCTTTCGAGGGTGGACGTAAGCCCGCTTGGAAGTTGCGCTGGGGCGGGAACTTCGTTTCCGATAGACAGGGAGATGACGGCCGGAGACTTGGGTTTTAAGTCGGTTTCCAAAAACAGCATTGATGCGGTGAGCGACCGTGATTTCTGCGCAGAGTTCGTATTCTGCTGCTCGGTTCTGATGATGCACCTCAGCAGGCTCTCCGAGGAACTTGTTTTGTGGAGCGCAAAAGAGTTTGACTTCGTTGACCTTGGGGACGGGTTCACTACGGGGTCGAGCATAATGCCCCAGAAAAAAAATCCCGACATGTCGGAACTCACCCGGGGAAAAACTGCCAGGGTCTACGGGAACCTGAATGCACTTCTGACTCTGATGAAAGGACTCCCTCTTTCCTACAACAGGGATATGCAGGAGGATAAAGAGCCTCTTTTCGATACGGTTGACACGGTAAAGCTCTGCCTTCGGGTTAATATCGAAATACTCAAGACGCTTGAATTTAAGGAAGAGAATATGAAAAAAGCTCTTGAGGGGGGCTTTGTTACCGCGACCGACGTGGCGGACTATCTGGCCCGCAAAGGCGTTCCGTTCCGCTCGGCCCACGAAACCGTAGGAAAGATAGTTTCTTACGCAGAGCGGGATGGAAAAGAGCTTTCCGATCTCAAGCTTTCCGAATTTCGCAGGTTTTCTAAGAAAATCGGCGAGGACATTTTCGAGGTGATAACGTTTTCGGGTTCCGCTGAGAGCAGGAATTCATTCGGGGGCACTTCAACCGCGAACGTCAGAAAAGAGATAGCAGCAGCCAGAAGGTTCCTTAAGAGATGCATGTAG
- a CDS encoding class I SAM-dependent methyltransferase codes for MSEKRIGVDYSELHQLDSPANRLIRESIWGKEDDIGQQSFTTPRYLDQLIPRLSIGKTTHVLDVGSGAGGPAVYIADRTGCRVSGMEINEVGVNVSRKLAKNSGLEDKAEFYLGDAMKMPFTENTFDLAISLNVMNVFEDKTGLFKEVLRVLKPSGIWAFLSGTFEISGDEETKQKMARGYLIPQYYDSLESYREMLESAGFRIEEITEYVADFRVQVKRWGDAYKKHSKVIAEEQGEENTRYHIEYFDTYLKLVDEKKASNHLVICSKPE; via the coding sequence ATGAGCGAAAAACGTATAGGGGTAGATTATTCTGAGCTTCACCAGCTCGACAGTCCCGCAAACAGGCTTATAAGAGAATCCATATGGGGAAAAGAAGACGACATAGGACAGCAGTCGTTCACTACCCCACGCTATCTCGATCAACTGATCCCGAGGCTCAGCATAGGAAAAACAACCCATGTGCTTGACGTTGGAAGCGGAGCGGGAGGTCCCGCGGTATACATAGCCGACAGGACCGGATGCAGGGTATCCGGGATGGAAATTAACGAAGTGGGGGTCAACGTATCTAGAAAACTAGCGAAAAACTCAGGGCTTGAGGATAAAGCAGAATTTTATCTGGGCGACGCGATGAAAATGCCGTTTACGGAAAACACTTTTGACCTCGCCATAAGCCTCAACGTGATGAACGTGTTCGAAGATAAGACTGGGCTTTTCAAAGAAGTTCTCAGGGTTCTTAAGCCCTCTGGCATCTGGGCGTTTTTAAGCGGCACATTCGAGATATCCGGTGACGAGGAAACGAAACAGAAGATGGCAAGGGGCTATCTTATCCCGCAATATTACGACTCGCTTGAAAGTTACAGGGAAATGCTTGAATCAGCCGGGTTCCGCATTGAGGAAATAACGGAATACGTGGCGGATTTCCGGGTTCAGGTCAAGAGATGGGGAGACGCCTACAAAAAACACTCGAAAGTGATTGCCGAGGAGCAGGGAGAGGAAAATACCCGGTATCACATTGAGTATTTTGATACGTATCTGAAACTGGTGGATGAGAAAAAAGCTTCAAACCATCTCGTCATATGCTCAAAACCTGAATAG
- a CDS encoding porin, with amino-acid sequence MYRFIKNGLMVCLLACASLVISLPAFAGGGGDVSEESMAEEAAPEEAMAEESAPEEAMVEEAPLIKDTDVSIYGRFWPRVTYENSDGSSTDITDALSRVGIKANTQITETLSAVLHGEWDVDIEQNGNFGDARQAYVGLRSEELGMLAIGKQWDPYFNIVAEVTDIFYHRASPFGYDQQGPFRSSNLVTYANNFGGLNVNAGMQVDGEVGNNAYYASDDSASNADNVDAASVGVGLSSGPVYIGVSYLRQNQDDNERERNYFGVGGSLNVNDNIYMAVTYQYIVDNYDNGDELNPFTLDVATSFSFTHGVTALAGFFMSDPDDGNELMGGNLTLIKEVHPALDVFAEWVLTDEDQGENVNTLSLGFRYDFDVAIF; translated from the coding sequence ATGTATCGTTTTATAAAGAACGGTTTAATGGTTTGTTTGCTGGCTTGCGCTTCACTTGTGATCTCGCTGCCAGCGTTTGCCGGCGGAGGTGGGGACGTATCCGAGGAGAGCATGGCCGAGGAAGCAGCGCCTGAGGAAGCCATGGCCGAGGAATCAGCACCCGAGGAAGCCATGGTTGAAGAAGCGCCGCTTATCAAGGATACCGACGTTTCAATTTACGGCAGGTTCTGGCCGAGGGTTACTTATGAAAACAGTGATGGGAGCTCAACCGACATCACCGACGCGCTTTCACGGGTTGGTATCAAAGCCAATACGCAGATAACCGAAACGCTCAGCGCGGTGTTGCACGGAGAGTGGGATGTTGATATTGAGCAAAACGGCAATTTCGGCGACGCGCGTCAGGCTTACGTGGGTTTACGAAGCGAGGAATTGGGTATGTTAGCTATCGGTAAGCAATGGGATCCCTATTTTAACATCGTTGCTGAAGTAACCGACATTTTCTATCATCGCGCAAGCCCCTTCGGATATGACCAGCAGGGTCCTTTCCGAAGCAGCAATCTGGTAACCTACGCGAACAATTTTGGGGGGTTAAACGTAAACGCGGGTATGCAGGTAGACGGTGAGGTCGGGAACAATGCCTACTATGCCTCCGATGACTCCGCCTCTAATGCTGACAACGTTGACGCGGCTTCAGTCGGCGTGGGTCTCAGTTCCGGTCCGGTTTATATCGGCGTATCCTACTTGCGTCAGAATCAGGACGATAACGAGCGTGAGAGAAATTACTTCGGTGTAGGCGGCAGCCTGAACGTAAATGACAATATCTACATGGCGGTTACCTACCAGTACATAGTGGACAATTACGATAACGGCGATGAGCTCAATCCCTTTACTCTCGACGTAGCCACTTCCTTTTCTTTTACCCACGGGGTTACGGCGCTTGCGGGATTTTTCATGTCTGATCCAGATGACGGAAACGAATTGATGGGTGGAAACCTTACCTTGATTAAAGAGGTGCATCCTGCCTTGGACGTCTTTGCCGAATGGGTATTGACTGACGAGGACCAAGGCGAGAACGTAAATACTCTTAGCCTCGGTTTCCGCTATGACTTTGACGTAGCAATCTTCTAG
- a CDS encoding DUF924 domain-containing protein: protein MKKGASTADGFEEISEVLSFWFGDLREGELPEKEKQMTWWMKSEEFDDLVRRRFEKYVLLAEKGELSHWLETPLGTVAFIVVVDQFPRNIYRDTPGAFSRDALALSACLGGIEKGFDQGLHPIRRTFFYLPLMHSESPEIQSLSVEKYSALEKEYAPHPEIRETLACSTDFAGRHSDIIKRFGRYPHRNAALGRESTPEETEFLKEPGSSF, encoded by the coding sequence ATGAAAAAGGGAGCTTCGACAGCAGACGGATTCGAGGAAATCTCCGAAGTGCTGAGTTTCTGGTTCGGCGACCTGCGCGAGGGTGAACTGCCGGAGAAGGAAAAGCAGATGACTTGGTGGATGAAGTCAGAGGAGTTTGACGATCTTGTAAGGCGGAGATTTGAGAAATATGTTCTGCTCGCCGAAAAAGGGGAACTTTCCCACTGGCTCGAGACGCCCTTGGGCACCGTGGCGTTTATAGTAGTCGTCGATCAGTTTCCGAGGAACATCTACCGCGATACCCCGGGAGCGTTCTCTAGGGACGCCTTGGCTCTTAGCGCATGCCTTGGGGGTATTGAAAAGGGGTTTGACCAAGGCCTTCATCCAATACGCAGGACTTTTTTCTACCTCCCGCTTATGCACTCGGAGAGCCCGGAAATTCAGAGCCTGAGTGTTGAGAAATACTCCGCTCTTGAAAAAGAATACGCCCCGCATCCGGAAATCAGGGAAACTCTAGCCTGTTCTACAGATTTCGCGGGGCGGCACTCTGACATAATAAAAAGATTCGGAAGGTATCCCCACAGGAACGCGGCTTTGGGAAGAGAATCCACTCCGGAAGAAACCGAGTTTCTAAAAGAGCCGGGAAGTTCCTTCTGA
- the atpC gene encoding ATP synthase F1 subunit epsilon — translation MTEISTLAEKLRLKIITPEKLVFDGEVEELVAPGQMGEFGVLPGHVPFLSVLFPGRLRFKTEESGENTLIIHGGLADVKDDTISILTDQSENPEEVDVSAAKKDAETFQRELDELQDAEPSQREELDRKLRIARARAGE, via the coding sequence CTGACGGAGATAAGTACATTGGCTGAAAAACTGCGACTCAAGATAATAACTCCCGAAAAACTCGTGTTTGACGGCGAGGTCGAGGAACTCGTGGCTCCCGGCCAGATGGGAGAATTCGGCGTTTTGCCGGGTCACGTTCCTTTTCTTTCCGTGCTTTTTCCTGGAAGGCTCCGGTTTAAAACTGAGGAGTCGGGAGAAAATACGCTTATAATCCATGGCGGTCTTGCTGATGTGAAGGACGACACCATCAGCATTCTTACCGACCAGTCAGAGAATCCCGAAGAAGTTGACGTCTCGGCCGCTAAAAAAGACGCTGAGACTTTCCAGAGGGAACTTGACGAACTTCAGGACGCGGAACCTTCGCAGAGAGAGGAGCTTGATAGAAAGCTCAGGATAGCACGGGCTCGGGCAGGAGAGTAA